Genomic DNA from Alphaproteobacteria bacterium PA2:
ACAGGCAATCCGGCGCAATACGGGCTGGTTGGATACAAGAACCGAGCACTTGCGATCCTACCCCTGTTCGAGGACGGGTCCGTACTGATGGTCGGTCAGAACCGACTGCCATTCGCCGAATACAGCTGGGAGATTCCGGAAGGTGGTGGGCCGCTGGACGAGGATCCCCTGGATGGCGCCAAGCGGGAGTTGCTGGAGGAAACCGGCCTGGTCGCCGCTGACTGGCGCGAAGTGCTGCGACTGCAGCTTTCCAACTCTGTCAGTGACGAGCTGGCGATCTGTTACCTGGCCACGGGTATCTCTGAAGGGGACCTCGCGGTCCATGGCGATGACACCGAGGACATTGCTCGGGTCCGGGCGCCATTTCGTGAAGTGCTCGAAGCGGCCATGGCAGGCTATATTTCCGACAGCCTGACAGTGGCGATGCTGCTGCGGGTCCACCATATGGCCTACAAGGGGTTACTGCCTGATGGCCTGGCGCGATTTGTGCTAGGATGATCGGGTAAACATTGGGCGGGAGAAAACGATGAGCCAGCGCCTGGAAATTCTAGATCCGTCCCAACCGCCTCCGGTCTGGGCCTCCCTGCGCAATGAGGCCGAGCGCGCCTCAAAGAGCGAGCCTGCCCTTGCCTCGCTGCTGAACGCGGTGGTGATCAGCCATGAAAACCTGGGCGACGCCCTGTCCTACCAGCTGGCCCGAAAGCTGGGAGACCAGGAACTGCGCGCCATGAGCCTGCGCGAGCTTGCTACCCAGGCCTATCGTAGTGATCCCAATCTTGTGGCCATTGCCGAGGCCGATCTGCGCGCTGTCTATGAGCGCGATCCGGCGTGCAAGGGCTATGTCCAGCCCTTCCTGTTCTTCAAGGGCTTCCAGGCTCTGCAGACCCAGCGGGTCGCGCACTGGCTGTGGAATCAGGGCCGTGAGACCATCGCCTTCTACCTCCAGAGCCGGGTCAGCGAAGTCTTCCAGGTGGATATCCACCCCGCCACCCAGATTGGCTCCGGGGTCTTTGTCGACCACGGAACCGGCATTGTGATCGGTGAAACCGCCGTGATCGGAAATGATGTTTCCCTGCTGCAGGGTGTCACACTCGGCGGGACGGGCGCCGAGCGCGGTGATCGTCACCCCAAGATCGGCAATGGCGTCCTTCTGGGCGCTGGCGCCAAGGTGCTGGGCAACATCAAGATCGGCGACTTCGCCAAGGTGGCATCCGGATCGGTGGTGCTGAAGGACGTTCCTGCCCACTGCACCGCCGCAGGCGTTCCCGCCAGATTGATCAATTGTCCGACCTGCGACGAGCCCGCGCGGAAAATGGATCACACCCTGGCAGAAGCTTTCAATGAAGACAGCATCTGAGGTTTCCTCTTGGGGCCTCGCAGTCTAGGTTCCGCCCAGATTTGAATCGAGCAGGAGCCGAGTGATGGACGAAAGAGCAATGCGCAAGATCGAGGGGCATCTGC
This window encodes:
- a CDS encoding DNA mismatch repair protein MutT; translated protein: MRSHGKPWIRGPGRLVYDNPWISVTEFKATAPTGNPAQYGLVGYKNRALAILPLFEDGSVLMVGQNRLPFAEYSWEIPEGGGPLDEDPLDGAKRELLEETGLVAADWREVLRLQLSNSVSDELAICYLATGISEGDLAVHGDDTEDIARVRAPFREVLEAAMAGYISDSLTVAMLLRVHHMAYKGLLPDGLARFVLG
- the cysE gene encoding serine O-acetyltransferase produces the protein MSQRLEILDPSQPPPVWASLRNEAERASKSEPALASLLNAVVISHENLGDALSYQLARKLGDQELRAMSLRELATQAYRSDPNLVAIAEADLRAVYERDPACKGYVQPFLFFKGFQALQTQRVAHWLWNQGRETIAFYLQSRVSEVFQVDIHPATQIGSGVFVDHGTGIVIGETAVIGNDVSLLQGVTLGGTGAERGDRHPKIGNGVLLGAGAKVLGNIKIGDFAKVASGSVVLKDVPAHCTAAGVPARLINCPTCDEPARKMDHTLAEAFNEDSI